The following proteins come from a genomic window of Megalobrama amblycephala isolate DHTTF-2021 linkage group LG1, ASM1881202v1, whole genome shotgun sequence:
- the LOC125265224 gene encoding stonustoxin subunit alpha-like yields MKFRVAVLLLLYKCLVFAPNVIFATESDVSGLTCPLKTCTDVLKELKDLEIRLAKSETQIEEIKKEKQDIVPRTRKGFLQYSRLLTPDLNSMNKYLRLSENNTVITNVYPELQSYTDHPDRFDLHQVLCRESVSDRRSYWEVEWSVEVDISVSYKSISRNREGRGRLFGTNDQSWSLRCFSSSYSFLHNKRTDLPVKPIISRTVNGKNYYRVGVYVDHSAGTLSFYSVSGDTMSLIHTVQTTFTQPLYPGFGMGPVGSSVKLF; encoded by the exons ATGAAGTTCAGAGTAGCAGTTCTTCTGCTTCTGTACAAATGTCTTGTATTCGCTCCGAACGTCATATTCGCGACAGAATCTGACGTCTCAGGATtgacttgtcctttgaaaacaTGCACAGATGTACTGAAGGAACTAAAAGATCTGGAAATCAGACTGGCCAAGAGTGAAACTCAGATTGAGGAaatcaaaaaggaaaaacaag ACATTGTTCCCAGGACCAGGAAAGgcttcctacaat attcccgtCTGCTCACTCCAGATCTGAACTCAATGAATAAATACCTCCGTCTGTCTGAGAACAACACAGTGATTACTAACGTTTACCCAGAGCTTCAGTCGTAtactgatcatccagacagatttgatcttcatcaggtgttgtgtagagagagtgtgagtgatCGACGCTCTTACTGGGAGGTTGAGTGGAGTGTAGAAGTggatatatcagtgtcatataagagcatcagcaggaataGAGAGGGTCGTGGGAGACTGTTTGGAactaatgatcagtcctggagtttgagaTGCTTTTCCTCCAGTTACTCATTCCTACACAACAAAAGGACTGATCTCCCTGTAAAGCCCATCATCAGTAGAACAGTGAATGGGAAGAATTACTATagagtaggagtgtatgtggatcacagtgcaggaactctgtccttctacagcgtctctggagacacaatgagcctcatccacacagtccagaccacattcactcaaccgctctatcctgggtttggGATGGGTCCTGTtggatcatcagtgaaactgttctag